One window of Tenacibaculum maritimum NCIMB 2154 genomic DNA carries:
- a CDS encoding PAAR domain-containing protein gives MEGKPAAIVGSNHICPMCSGTIPHVGGPVIQGESNVLFNDKPVATMGSLCTCVGSSDTIVQGNPTVLIN, from the coding sequence ATGGAAGGAAAACCAGCGGCAATAGTAGGGAGTAATCATATATGTCCTATGTGTAGCGGAACAATACCCCATGTAGGAGGTCCAGTAATTCAAGGAGAATCTAACGTTTTATTTAATGACAAACCAGTAGCAACTATGGGAAGCTTATGTACTTGCGTAGGATCATCAGATACTATAGTACAAGGAAATCCAACCGTATTAATTAACTGA
- a CDS encoding Rossmann-fold NAD(P)-binding domain-containing protein yields the protein MTAHGGVVVSGSSNIIIGSKGASPTTIMPIKEIPFPKITFANRILGNANKAIANQKKIRQKTENIEGDKRVYNLRWIKEEKIIKKSKVLRKVTLRASTVNFAEGETVTLTVSRHKKEMDEEGTRNIVNTVLEEVTGVVHDKKVDVIWEIEEDDNEVI from the coding sequence ATGACAGCACATGGAGGTGTGGTTGTTTCTGGGTCTTCAAATATTATAATAGGTAGTAAGGGAGCTTCACCTACTACAATAATGCCTATAAAAGAAATACCTTTTCCCAAAATTACATTTGCAAATAGAATATTAGGCAATGCTAATAAAGCCATTGCAAATCAAAAAAAAATACGCCAAAAAACAGAAAATATTGAAGGAGATAAACGGGTTTATAATTTAAGGTGGATAAAAGAAGAAAAGATAATTAAAAAATCTAAAGTATTAAGGAAAGTAACACTTAGGGCATCTACAGTAAATTTTGCAGAAGGAGAAACGGTTACACTTACCGTATCTCGTCATAAAAAAGAAATGGATGAAGAAGGAACGAGAAACATTGTAAACACTGTTTTAGAAGAAGTAACAGGAGTAGTTCATGATAAAAAGGTAGATGTCATTTGGGAAATAGAAGAAGATGATAACGAAGTGATTTAA